Below is a window of Enterococcus gilvus ATCC BAA-350 DNA.
AGAAGCTTGATAAAATACTTGGGGAATACGGTGGTACTCTAACTATCTATGTTTCAACGGAGCGAGGCAACAATAGCACAGCGGATGGGTCGCAAGCGTTACCGTTTAAGACACTCCAAGCTGCAGTGAACACGATTCCACTATTAACGTCGAGCCAAGTCGTTATCCTCGTTGAAGATGGTACGTTTCTTGAAGATGTACGTTTCCGTAATATTTATTCGGGAGGTATTTATATCAGATCGGTCCAAGATACGACGAATCTTGATCCGTCAACAACTGATTGTCCAGTTAAAGTTCGGTCAATGTCGTTTATGTATTGCACTGGGTACCTTCAATTACGAGGGATCCAATTTATAGATCAAGGAAATGCACCGTCTATAGGTAATACAAGGTATTCGCTGTATCAAGAACAAGGCGGATACATGAGTTTGGCAAAATGTAAGTTTGCAGAGAATACAAAGTCAATTGCCAATCACAAATCTATTTATGTTGGAGGAAGCTCAAAAGCCACGGTTGGGTCAGATACTGCTTTTATCAATCAACTGATGTGCTTGTATGCAGTAGGGATGGCTGAGGTAAATGTATCCGGTATTAAAGGCTCTTCAAATAGCGAACTGTTAGTGGTTTGGAACGGCACAGGAAGAATTCCGAGTGATTTAAATATTGCTACAACAAATACTAGAACGATCGAAAGAGGATTGATATTAACAAAGGGGTCGGTGATCTAATTGTTCAAAACAAGAGAAGAAATAATTGTGATTCAAGCTGAAGCAACCACTCCTATACCTACTGGAGTGGTTTTTTGGTCCCATGACAAAGGGACTGCTAAACTGATCATTCAGTTGAAAAAAGGTCATATAAATCAGACTTTATCTCAAGGCACAATCGTTCCGATCCTTTTAGAGTTCAATTCAGTCACAGCAGCTAAGGGAAAAGGACGTCATATTTACCATGCGGTAATTGAGAATGCTTTAGAAGGAATAGTCTCTATTGTTTTAGAAGACAATATTTTGGGGTACGTTGGCCGTGTAGATGGTTCGGTTTATATTGAGTTACCTGATTCGCGATCACTTGATACTGCCGGCCGGTTTACTTTTGACATTAAACGAAGCCCTATCGATGAAGATGTTCCTGAATTGGAAGATTATTATTGGAAAGGCTTTAACGAGATCATGGCACAGTATCACGAGACAATCGCAACTATTAAGTTAGAAGCTAAGACGTTACTTGATAGTCTGACTGCAGACGTTACTACAGCTAAAACTAAAGTCACACAGCTAGAGCAAAGTATTACAACTGCTAACACGAATTTGAATGCTCGCATCGATGAAATCAGTAAAAAGATTGATGACAATGACGTATTCACGAAAGCAGAAAGTTCCGCTAACGTGATCTATCAAATCATTGGAAAAGATGAAGTTGAATTGACCTTTACAACTGATTTTGAGAGTAAAATTTCTGGGTCAGTTATCGAAAATCCAAACATTGCTCGGCACAATACGATTGCTACGCTTCCAAGTCCTGAGAATTTTGGCGGTTTTGAATTAAAAGATACGTATTACGAACTGCTGGAAAAAAAGGATAATAGAAATTTTGTGACTACTCAAAATGTAGCAAATAGAATGTCAGCTAATCTGTATTCGTTCAATATTCTAGAATGTTTAAAACGTGAGCTTGGAGTTCGGTTCTTTAGTAGTATGGGCGCTAAAACAAATTTACAATGTGTAGAAATTATTCGAAAAATCGTTTCTTACAGATTGTTGAGCTTGTGGGCTTCCGGAAAGTCATCTGAAGGAAACAAAGTCAATTTGCGAATCTGGTCTATCTTAGCGAGTAGTTGGCTAGGCAGTAATAGTTCAACAAGTTCAAATATTTCATTAATCGAGATGTTTGGACTTGAAAACACGAATAATCATTACATTACTGATGACGGAATGATTCATGTTTTAGCTTATGCTGAAGCATCTGATGGCAGTGCATATTCTACAGTTAACTCGGATTATATAAGTCTATCGTTTAAAATCAATATTTCTGTACACGAATTTATTGAGTCAACAATCGCGGCCAATCACGTAGAAAATCTTGCGACACAAGAAGAAGCAAAAGGTGGAACGGATAATACTAAAACGATGACTCCGCTTAGGGTTTTTCAATCAATTGCAGAATGGACCAAAAACAAGTTCATATCTCTGACAGAGAATGAAACAGTTTTAGGAATTAAGAACTTTGCAAACGGACTTCAGGTTAATGGGAGAAACGTGCTGTCCCAAAAAGGAGAAATTGTATTTGATCATACTAGCGAAACAGATTCCTCTATTCAATCTGGAATAGTTAGATTTAAACGATACGGAGATTGGATTTTAGTCAATTTTAATTTCCAGTGTAGAAGTACAAATATTGCCTCTGGTGGGAACCTCATTGACGTTTTAGAAGCTGATATTATCCCCTCTGGTTCAATTCAAGTAGATATTACTTATGACAAAGCATTGACTATAGATGCTTCGGGTAAAGTAACTGCACTGTGGGGGCTTAATGCGAATAGTTATTATGCTGGATCGGCTGTGTATTTTGCAAAAAATAAATTATAGGAGGAAAGAAATGAAAACTATTTATAAGGTCCTATATCCAGTAGGTTACGAGGAACACGAGGTCGCAGATGATTTTCCAACTTCTATTCCGTTTGTGGAAGATGTGCCGCTTCAGAATTTGAAAAATCCGCAATCTCAGTTCTATAATTTCTCTAAAAATAAATGGGAAGAAGTCGTCACTCAAAATTACTCTGAACAAATAGAAATGCTTGAATCCTTAACAGAAGCAGTTCAAAGAGAAAACGAGGAGCTTAAGAAGGCTGCTGAAGAGCAAGCAATCCAAATGACGGATACGCAACTAGCGATAGCCGAAGTTTATGAAATGCTGGTTCCTGCAAACAAGGAGGCTAAATAAATGGCAAATATCTACGTCAATTTGATTCAGAAAGGTCTGAAAACTATTGAGGAAGTACCAAAGACAATTAGAAAAGAAGTACAAGCGATCTTGGATGCAGACATTGCGGATTAAGATTGCTTTTTATTTGCTCAGAAAAGAGGTGAATACAATGGCAGTAGTCTATGCGACGTTGATTATCAAAGGTAAAAAGACGATCGAACAAGTCCCTGGTCTGATCCGCGAACAAGTGAGAGAAATCTTGTTGGATATGGATTTACCAGAATTAGCAGAGTAGCACACTTTCGAGTGTGCTTTTTATTTTGATTGGAAGGGGGAGTCAAGTGGATGGAACTAGAAACGCAGGTGAAGGAGCATGAAAACAAGCTTAAACAACATGATAAAGAAATTAGCCGATTGAATGAGCGGTCCCTAGCAATGCAAAAAACAATGGATGAAAGTTTGATTCGAGTGGATGAATCAAATAAATACTTGCGTGAACAGAACACGGAACAGATGAAACAGAACAATGAAATTCTAAATGCGATTCTGACACGCAACACGGACGCTGAAAAGCGCTCAGATGAATTGAAGATGCTGAATACAGAAAATCGCTGGAAACTTATTTTAGGGATTGCCGGAGCAAGCAGCTTGATTACGGTGATCTTAAATTTAATTTTTAACTAGAGAGGTGTATAAAAATGAAAATTAATTGGAAATTAAGAATCAAATCGAAAGCATTTTGGGTGGGCGTTGTCCCATTGATCATTCTGTTAGCCCAAGCGGTCGCAGCTGCATTTGGCTATACATTAGATCTCTCTTCATACGGAGATAAAGCATTAGCTGTAATCAACGCATTGTTCGCTCTACTGGCTTTCTTGGGAATTACTGCCGATCCCACGACGCACGGATTGTCTGATAGCGAACAGGCATTGACCTATTCAAAACCGAAGAGGGAGGACAAATAACATGGTATTAAACGTAGTAGACGTGGCTTCACATCAAACAGTTCAACAAGCAATCACTGCTGGGGCCGATGCTTGTATTGTTAAAGCTACGCAGGGAACGGGGTATATTAATCCTAAGTGTGATGCTCAGTATCAATTAGCAAAACAGCATGGATTATTACTCGGGGTATATCATTACGCCGGAGGTGGAAGCCCCATTTCAGAAGCCGATTATTTTCTAGCAAATATTAAAGGATATATTGATGAAGCCATTTTGATTTTAGACTGGGAAGAATATCAAAACGCATCTTACAATAATACGAATTGGGCACGTCAATTCGTCAATCGCGTACATGAAAAAACAGGTGTCTGGTGTGTGCTTTACGGCAATCGTCAAGATATTGATCGTTGCTTAAACCTCGTGAATGATTGTGCTTTGTGGTTTGCAGGTTATCCGACAAACACTCAACGGGATTGGAACGCTCCAGAATTTATCTATAATATTTCACCGTGGAAAAATATGATTGGTTGGCAGTATAGTGCTGCTGACGTAGATCGTAGTAAGTTCTATGTTACTAAAGAACAGTGGAATAAATACGCAAATCCTTCTCAAACAAACAAGCCTAGTCCAGCACCACAGCCAGTTAAGCCAAACAAAACAGTTGATCCAACAACCGCGGGGCAACACTTCCCGATTATGCAAGATCCTAAATTCCCGCAAAACAAAGCTCATCTGGATCGTTTTGGTACAGTAGGTAACAAATTAGTAGTGGAAGGTTGGCATACAACTGCTTCAAAGCATGAGTTTATTATCGTTATGGATCGAGTAAAAAATAAGGAGCTTGCCAGAAAAGAAGTCAAACCAATTGCCCGTCCAGATGTTAAAAAAGCATTTGGATTATCTTATGACCAGGTTGGATTTAAAACAGAATTTGATTTAGCGCAATTCAAGGGCCATTCTGTAATCGTTCTACTTCGAGCAACAAATGATCCAAAGGGGAATACAGCTGGAGGCTTCCAAGACTTCACAGAGACTCGTTGGTATCACGATATTAAGTGACATTAAAAAAGAGTTTAGACGAGAATGCGCTTGCAAGATATTAACAAAAGAGCTATTATGAATGTGTAAGTTTTGCCAGAACTTACTTCTTTTTCATAACTTAGTTTCATCTTTCGGCAACCAGTCGTGTGCGGGCTGGTTGTTTTTTTTTGTGGAACTTAGAAACATGAGTGTATCATTTGCAAAGAAATCGGTTTCTAGGTAACATCTACTCTATTGGGAAGTCACTCGCCCATAAAAAAAGGGAACGTCAGATACAGTTACTTGGGGAAGTGGACTGTGGGGAAGATCTGACGTTCTATTTCTTTATTGTAACACGTTTAAAAAATAATAATACTCATTTAAAGTACCCTTAGTTCAATTGGTAGAATACTCCGGTTCATATCGGAAGATGCGGGTTCGAGCCCTGCGGGGTACGTAATCGCGAGTATATAATTGCTAAAATACTTTCCAATAATGACTAATAAAATAAATAGTTAGCTAATGCTGCTAAACTATGTTAAGCTTCATAAGTAATCGATTTTGAAATGTGATGTGGACTGTATATATTTAACCGTATTGAAATCCTTTTACTATCAAGAATTAATTGCAAAAAAAGAACGTACTTTGATACGTATCAGGAGGAAATACACATGAGTAACGGTACAGTAAAATGGTTTAACGCAGACAAAGGTTTTGGATTTATCACTGGTGAAGATGGCAACGATGTATTTGCACATTTTTCAGCTATCCAAGGCGACGGCTTTAAAACTTTAGAAGAAGGTCAAGCAGTGACTTTCGACGTAGAAGAAGGCCAACGTGGACCTCAAGCTGCAAACATTCAAAAAGCGTAATAAAAATTAGTTGAAATATCGGTCGTCTCCTCCTAGGGACGGCTTTTTTGTACCCTTAGCTCAGTTGGTTAGAGCAGACGGCTCATAACCGTCCGGTCGTAGGTTCGAGTCCTGCGGGGTACGTAGTAGAACCCCTTGCTCTTTAGAGTAGGGGCTTTTTATATATTTTTCAGTCCCATTTTAGAAAAATGATTGTTTTATAAATGACTTTACTATAATTACATTGAAAAATTATAGAGAGGGATGTAAAATAATTTTAAAAGAAGTTTGTAGGAGATAAAAAATGAGGATTTTTGTAGATGAGTCTGGTTGCATAACTACTAGTAAGTATCCAGGTACGCGTTTTTTTGTTATAGCATTCTTAGAAACGGACGAGCCGTATAATGTTATTCGACAATTTAGAAAAGCTAAAGCAAAATATATCAAGAATCATGATACCGATTTTGATATAAAAGATGAAATTAAAGGATCCGAAATGCCCTACGGAATGAAAAAAACTATTTTCGAAAGTCTGGCAGAAAAAACTGATGTTAAGTTTCATTTTAAAATAATTGACAATTTTAACATTATTGATAGTTTAAAATCGAATACTGCTTTAGCTTTCAATTATTTTACCTACCTGACATTAAACAATATCCATAAAATCTCCACTAGTTCATCGAAAAACATTATGAAAATTATGTTGGACGATAGAAACACAGCTATTGAATCACTAAATAGTTTGGAAGATTATTTACAAATAAAATTTATGATTGAAACATCGACACTTAATGAATTAAAAACCTCTTATAAAGATTCTAAGTCAAAGGATTTGATTCAAGTTGTTGATTTGTTTGCTAATACAGTATTTAGAGTAGCGAAAAACCACGCTTGGGGAAGCAATAACGATGCAAGAAATAGGAAATTGCTGGAAATATGTAATATAGGATGCCCACATTATTTCCCTTGGAGGTATTGCAACATTGACATTTGCAAATAAATTTTGCTTTTTGGTTGCTCACAGTTTGTTTCTATGCTATGATTTATTAGAAGTTAGATTGTAATTCTTTGAATAGCGCGAAATTATATTATGGAAGTAATATATAATCAGTAAGCTGCCTGTGTGGTAGTCGCCTCAAAGTCGTCTAATTTTAAAAATTATATTTAAAAAAGACCCTAGCAAGAGCTAAGGTCTTTTTTCTATTGCGCATGTAAGCGTTACATTGTATAATAGCATCAATCCAAGAAAATCTTTATTTTCTGCAAGGATCATCCGAGTAATCGGGTGATCTTTTTGCGTTAAGATCGTATAATTCTTGTTTATGAAACCGTTTTATGCTAAACTAACAATCAGAAACTATCCATTTCTACTCCCTTTAGGGAGGGCAGGCACCCTGGCGATAGGTGCCTGTTTTTTTTATTGCACTGAAACCTAAAAGTGATAAACTATTAAGTAGAGAGTAGTCCACTCTCGCTTTCTTTTGCCCACTCTTTATCCTACTAGAGAGTGGGTATTTATATTCTCATCATTTCAAACTCCATCATAATCTTCGTCTTGCCAATCACCGCGTATTTCTTCACCACAAACTGTTTCCTACTATTGTACTCCCCAGCAACAGCGATCCGCATTCCATCTTCTACATCTGCAAGAAAATTCAACGAGTGGCCAGCAATTAAACATGACTGATCATCAAGCTTAAAATAGACGAGGGGACGCTCCGAATACTTTAGAATCTTTACGCTACTCACAATACCATTCATACATATCATTTAAACCACT
It encodes the following:
- a CDS encoding BppU family phage baseplate upper protein, with protein sequence MIQAEATTPIPTGVVFWSHDKGTAKLIIQLKKGHINQTLSQGTIVPILLEFNSVTAAKGKGRHIYHAVIENALEGIVSIVLEDNILGYVGRVDGSVYIELPDSRSLDTAGRFTFDIKRSPIDEDVPELEDYYWKGFNEIMAQYHETIATIKLEAKTLLDSLTADVTTAKTKVTQLEQSITTANTNLNARIDEISKKIDDNDVFTKAESSANVIYQIIGKDEVELTFTTDFESKISGSVIENPNIARHNTIATLPSPENFGGFELKDTYYELLEKKDNRNFVTTQNVANRMSANLYSFNILECLKRELGVRFFSSMGAKTNLQCVEIIRKIVSYRLLSLWASGKSSEGNKVNLRIWSILASSWLGSNSSTSSNISLIEMFGLENTNNHYITDDGMIHVLAYAEASDGSAYSTVNSDYISLSFKINISVHEFIESTIAANHVENLATQEEAKGGTDNTKTMTPLRVFQSIAEWTKNKFISLTENETVLGIKNFANGLQVNGRNVLSQKGEIVFDHTSETDSSIQSGIVRFKRYGDWILVNFNFQCRSTNIASGGNLIDVLEADIIPSGSIQVDITYDKALTIDASGKVTALWGLNANSYYAGSAVYFAKNKL
- a CDS encoding CD1375 family protein, yielding MANIYVNLIQKGLKTIEEVPKTIRKEVQAILDADIAD
- a CDS encoding CD1375 family protein, whose amino-acid sequence is MAVVYATLIIKGKKTIEQVPGLIREQVREILLDMDLPELAE
- a CDS encoding phage holin, whose product is MKINWKLRIKSKAFWVGVVPLIILLAQAVAAAFGYTLDLSSYGDKALAVINALFALLAFLGITADPTTHGLSDSEQALTYSKPKREDK
- a CDS encoding GH25 family lysozyme yields the protein MVLNVVDVASHQTVQQAITAGADACIVKATQGTGYINPKCDAQYQLAKQHGLLLGVYHYAGGGSPISEADYFLANIKGYIDEAILILDWEEYQNASYNNTNWARQFVNRVHEKTGVWCVLYGNRQDIDRCLNLVNDCALWFAGYPTNTQRDWNAPEFIYNISPWKNMIGWQYSAADVDRSKFYVTKEQWNKYANPSQTNKPSPAPQPVKPNKTVDPTTAGQHFPIMQDPKFPQNKAHLDRFGTVGNKLVVEGWHTTASKHEFIIVMDRVKNKELARKEVKPIARPDVKKAFGLSYDQVGFKTEFDLAQFKGHSVIVLLRATNDPKGNTAGGFQDFTETRWYHDIK
- a CDS encoding cold-shock protein, which translates into the protein MSNGTVKWFNADKGFGFITGEDGNDVFAHFSAIQGDGFKTLEEGQAVTFDVEEGQRGPQAANIQKA
- a CDS encoding DUF3800 domain-containing protein, with translation MRIFVDESGCITTSKYPGTRFFVIAFLETDEPYNVIRQFRKAKAKYIKNHDTDFDIKDEIKGSEMPYGMKKTIFESLAEKTDVKFHFKIIDNFNIIDSLKSNTALAFNYFTYLTLNNIHKISTSSSKNIMKIMLDDRNTAIESLNSLEDYLQIKFMIETSTLNELKTSYKDSKSKDLIQVVDLFANTVFRVAKNHAWGSNNDARNRKLLEICNIGCPHYFPWRYCNIDICK